Proteins encoded by one window of Macaca fascicularis isolate 582-1 chromosome 10, T2T-MFA8v1.1:
- the SPINT3 gene encoding kunitz-type protease inhibitor 3, giving the protein MQLQASLSFLLILTLCLELRSELSQDTITDLLPNVCSFPMEKGPCQAYMIRWFFNSETGECELFAYGGCRGNSNNFSRKEECEKMCKFT; this is encoded by the exons ATGCAGCTTCAGGCCTCTCTCTCGTTTCTCCTGATTCTCACTCTCTGCCTAGAGCTTCGATCAGAACTATCACAAG ACACTATCACGGATCTCCTCCCAAATGTATGCTCTTTTCCTATGGAAAAGGGCCCTTGTCAAGCCTACATGATTCGATGGTTTTTCAACTCTGAAACTGGTGAATGTGAATTATTTGCTTACGGAGGCTGCAGAGGCAACAGCAACAACTTTTCGAGGAAAGAAGAATGTGAGAAAATGTGCAAGTTCACCTGA